Proteins from a single region of bacterium:
- a CDS encoding alanine--glyoxylate aminotransferase family protein encodes MKTRLYTPGPVMVPEKVLLKMAEPVFHHRTPQYEALFAEINAKLKKLFMTEGNVYTLASSGTGAMETAVVNILAKGDKAVAVRGGKFGERWFEICQAYGIETIPVDVEWGYAVKPEQIKKVLDSNPGVKAVFTTQSETSTGVVTDMKAIGEVMKGYDAALVTDAVSGLGAHELRQDEWGIDMVVAGSQKTIMLPPGLGFISVAGDSWSRVERSNLPKYYWDLKKYKKSLEKNQNPFTPPVTLLVGLNESLNMILAEGLENMWARHTKVANAMRAGVRALGLELFPKDFSNVLTTILIPAGIDGSALVKAMKKNGIFPAGGQEALKGKIIRVGHIGYLDEFDVLSALSGFELSLKAVGYSFTTGESLKAAQQVLSE; translated from the coding sequence ATGAAGACACGTCTGTACACTCCCGGCCCCGTGATGGTGCCTGAAAAAGTCCTCCTCAAGATGGCGGAGCCCGTTTTTCACCACAGAACACCCCAGTACGAGGCCCTTTTTGCCGAGATCAATGCCAAACTGAAAAAACTCTTCATGACCGAGGGCAATGTGTATACCCTGGCATCGTCGGGAACGGGAGCGATGGAGACTGCCGTTGTAAATATCCTCGCGAAAGGCGATAAAGCCGTTGCAGTTCGGGGCGGAAAATTCGGTGAACGCTGGTTCGAAATCTGCCAGGCGTACGGCATCGAAACGATCCCCGTCGATGTCGAGTGGGGATATGCTGTCAAGCCCGAACAGATAAAAAAAGTTCTCGACAGCAATCCCGGCGTAAAAGCGGTATTCACCACTCAATCCGAAACCTCGACCGGTGTTGTGACCGACATGAAGGCGATCGGCGAAGTCATGAAGGGATATGATGCGGCGCTCGTTACCGACGCAGTATCCGGGCTCGGCGCCCATGAACTGCGCCAGGACGAGTGGGGAATCGATATGGTGGTCGCCGGATCTCAGAAAACCATCATGCTTCCGCCGGGGCTCGGATTCATCTCGGTTGCCGGTGATTCATGGAGCCGTGTCGAGCGCTCGAATCTCCCGAAATATTACTGGGATCTGAAAAAATATAAGAAATCGCTCGAAAAGAACCAGAATCCGTTCACACCGCCGGTGACGCTCTTGGTGGGGCTGAACGAATCGCTCAACATGATTCTCGCCGAGGGTCTCGAAAACATGTGGGCCCGTCACACCAAAGTAGCGAATGCCATGCGGGCGGGTGTCAGGGCTCTCGGTCTCGAACTTTTCCCCAAGGATTTCTCGAATGTACTGACCACCATTCTGATACCTGCCGGTATCGACGGAAGCGCGCTTGTTAAAGCCATGAAGAAGAATGGTATTTTTCCCGCCGGCGGTCAGGAAGCGCTCAAGGGCAAGATTATCCGTGTCGGACATATCGGATATCTCGATGAGTTCGATGTGCTTTCCGCGCTTTCCGGTTTTGAGCTTTCGCTCAAGGCGGTCGGCTATTCGTTTACGACCGGTGAATCACTGAAGGCGGCCCAGCAGGTATTGAGTGAATAG
- the serA gene encoding phosphoglycerate dehydrogenase, translated as MFKVLISDNVSQECVQILKSAEGIEVDFNTKLTPEEFNKVIGNYDALVVRSATKVREDAIAAAKKLKVIGRAGAGVDNIDVKKATDAGIIVMNTPGGNTVSTAEHTFSMIMALSRSIPQADRSVKEGKWDRKKYMGVELRGKTLGIIGLGNIGRVLGKRACCFEMKVIGYDPFITKEIAQSFGIELVNLDAIWARADYITVHTPLNDSTRHVINAETLAKCKDGVRIINCARGGVVDEEALLKAIESGKVAGAALDVYEKEPPEQSPLVMNEKVVATPHLGASTTEAQDIVAVMIAEQVRNFLLNGEVINAVNMPSISPEVYEQIKPFINLGQKMGAILGKHGVGQLKNITITYYGDVHKYNTWSVTSSILEGLFTTSYSEVVNIINAISTAEKLGIKINEVKSSEEKDYKNSIEVALSTDTIELSILGTILGKNNPRIVNFQGYDLDFVPEGHLLFCGNEDRPGIIGNIGTVLGKKGINIAHMTWARKSPSGEAIVVVSTDEEIDKKALDEVKKISGISWAMCVDV; from the coding sequence ATGTTCAAGGTGCTTATAAGCGACAATGTATCTCAGGAGTGTGTGCAGATACTCAAGTCAGCCGAGGGTATCGAGGTCGATTTCAATACAAAGCTTACTCCTGAAGAATTCAATAAAGTTATCGGTAATTATGATGCCCTCGTTGTACGAAGCGCAACTAAAGTCCGCGAGGATGCAATCGCAGCTGCAAAGAAACTCAAGGTTATCGGCCGCGCGGGCGCCGGTGTGGATAATATCGATGTCAAAAAAGCCACCGACGCCGGTATCATTGTCATGAACACGCCCGGCGGGAACACCGTATCGACAGCCGAGCACACATTCAGCATGATTATGGCGCTGTCACGGTCTATTCCCCAGGCTGACCGCTCGGTCAAGGAAGGCAAGTGGGACCGTAAAAAATACATGGGCGTTGAGCTCAGGGGGAAAACCCTCGGAATCATCGGTCTCGGCAACATCGGCCGTGTTCTCGGCAAGCGGGCCTGCTGTTTCGAGATGAAGGTGATCGGGTATGATCCGTTCATCACGAAAGAAATCGCCCAGAGCTTCGGTATCGAGCTTGTAAACCTCGATGCCATCTGGGCTCGGGCGGATTACATCACGGTTCATACTCCGCTCAACGACAGCACCCGTCACGTCATCAATGCCGAGACGCTTGCCAAATGCAAGGATGGTGTGAGGATAATCAACTGCGCCCGCGGCGGTGTTGTCGATGAGGAAGCGCTTCTCAAGGCGATCGAGTCGGGAAAAGTCGCCGGCGCCGCCCTCGATGTCTATGAAAAAGAGCCGCCCGAGCAGAGCCCGCTCGTGATGAATGAAAAAGTGGTCGCCACGCCCCATCTCGGTGCATCGACCACCGAGGCGCAGGATATCGTCGCGGTGATGATAGCCGAACAGGTACGCAATTTTCTGCTGAACGGAGAAGTCATCAACGCGGTCAACATGCCCTCGATCTCGCCTGAAGTCTATGAACAGATCAAGCCGTTCATCAATCTCGGCCAGAAGATGGGGGCTATCCTCGGAAAGCACGGTGTAGGCCAGCTCAAAAACATCACTATCACCTATTACGGCGATGTGCATAAATACAATACCTGGTCGGTGACCTCCTCGATTCTGGAGGGATTGTTTACTACAAGTTATTCCGAGGTTGTCAACATAATCAATGCGATCAGCACCGCCGAAAAACTCGGAATCAAGATCAACGAAGTCAAGTCCTCGGAAGAGAAGGACTACAAGAACAGCATCGAAGTCGCTCTTTCGACGGATACCATCGAGCTGAGTATTCTCGGGACGATTCTGGGAAAAAACAACCCTCGGATCGTCAATTTTCAGGGGTACGATCTCGATTTTGTCCCGGAAGGTCATCTCCTGTTCTGTGGTAACGAGGACCGTCCCGGAATCATCGGCAATATCGGCACTGTTCTCGGTAAAAAGGGTATCAATATTGCCCATATGACCTGGGCGCGCAAGAGCCCGTCCGGTGAAGCTATTGTCGTAGTGAGCACCGATGAGGAAATCGACAAGAAGGCTCTCGATGAGGTCAAGAAGATCAGCGGGATATCGTGGGCGATGTGTGTCGATGTATGA